In Xanthomonas theicola, a single genomic region encodes these proteins:
- a CDS encoding RelA/SpoT family protein produces MNPGPSAPVVTAALSPASGAIPDYVLQLERSASYLPAEQIPLLRRAWEVGAAAHAGQTRKSGEPYITHPVAVAGLLAELGLDVEALIAAILHDTIEDTPLTRAELAAEFGEAVAELVDGVTKLDKLKFRDRQEAAAESFRKMLLAMSRDLRVIMIKLADRLHNMRTLGAQSAEARSRIARETLEIYAPIAQRLGMSLMKSELQNLGFRALHPWRHAIIEKHIRSQPVVRRESMAQVEVRLSQRLAKEGLAHRLVSRIKTPWSIYNKMRDENKSFDQVMDVFGFRLAVRAVPDCYHALGAVHATFKPLDARFRDFIAIPKANGYQSLHTVLFGPYGSPIEVQIRTEEMDLIAERGVAAHWTYKFGGDSPNSAQSRAHAWIVELIESQRAAGSSLEFLDNVKVDLFPDEVYLFTPKGKILALPRNSTALDFAYAVHTDVGNRAVASRVDKRLVPLRTKLVSGQTVEVITARSATPKPQWLEFVVSSKARTAIRHQLKQLEHEDAVQLGHRMLDRALEAMDSALERLPKGRLDAFLSEHRYPRLEALLADIALGNWMPNQAAQALMAYAELRGGHSRYSQEKILINGTERGVVSFANCCQPIPGDEIMGYHTAGKGIVVHRLDCPNLAELRKSPERWVPIGWDASVIGDYDTALVVDVENRTGVLAQLAAAIAQSQSNIERVDYLDRDFNAAVLRFSIQVRDRNHLAEVMRRLRRLTAVQSVRRQ; encoded by the coding sequence ATGAACCCAGGCCCTTCCGCCCCGGTCGTCACCGCCGCACTGTCGCCGGCCAGCGGGGCGATCCCCGACTACGTCCTGCAACTCGAGCGCAGCGCCAGCTATCTGCCGGCCGAGCAGATCCCGCTGCTGCGCCGTGCCTGGGAAGTCGGCGCCGCCGCGCATGCCGGGCAGACGCGCAAGTCGGGCGAGCCGTACATCACCCATCCGGTGGCGGTGGCCGGGCTGCTGGCCGAACTCGGCCTGGACGTGGAAGCGCTGATCGCGGCGATCCTGCACGACACCATCGAGGACACGCCGCTGACCCGTGCCGAACTGGCCGCCGAATTCGGCGAGGCGGTCGCCGAACTGGTGGACGGCGTCACCAAGCTGGACAAGCTGAAGTTCCGCGACCGCCAGGAAGCGGCCGCCGAAAGCTTCCGCAAGATGCTGCTGGCGATGTCGCGCGACCTGCGCGTGATCATGATCAAGCTCGCCGACCGCCTGCACAACATGCGCACGCTCGGCGCGCAGAGCGCCGAGGCGCGCAGTCGCATCGCCCGCGAGACGCTGGAGATCTACGCGCCGATCGCGCAGCGCCTGGGCATGAGCCTGATGAAGTCCGAGCTGCAGAACCTCGGCTTCCGCGCGTTGCACCCATGGCGCCACGCGATCATCGAAAAGCACATCCGCAGCCAGCCAGTGGTGCGTCGCGAGTCGATGGCGCAGGTAGAGGTACGGCTGTCGCAGCGGCTGGCCAAGGAAGGGCTGGCGCACCGCCTGGTCAGCCGGATCAAGACCCCGTGGAGCATCTACAACAAGATGCGCGACGAGAACAAATCCTTCGACCAGGTGATGGACGTGTTCGGCTTCCGCCTGGCGGTACGCGCGGTGCCGGACTGTTACCACGCGCTGGGTGCGGTGCACGCCACCTTCAAGCCGTTGGACGCGCGCTTCCGTGACTTCATCGCCATCCCCAAGGCCAACGGCTACCAGTCGCTGCACACGGTGCTGTTCGGCCCCTACGGCTCGCCGATCGAGGTGCAGATCCGCACCGAGGAAATGGATCTGATCGCCGAGCGCGGCGTGGCCGCGCACTGGACCTACAAGTTCGGCGGCGACTCGCCCAACAGCGCGCAGAGCCGCGCGCATGCCTGGATCGTGGAACTGATCGAGTCGCAGCGCGCCGCCGGCTCGTCGCTGGAATTCCTGGACAACGTCAAGGTCGACCTGTTCCCGGACGAGGTCTACCTGTTCACGCCGAAAGGCAAGATCCTGGCGTTGCCGCGCAACTCCACCGCGCTGGACTTCGCCTACGCGGTGCATACCGACGTCGGCAACCGCGCGGTGGCCTCGCGGGTGGACAAGCGGCTGGTGCCGCTGCGCACCAAGCTGGTCAGCGGGCAGACCGTGGAAGTGATCACCGCGCGCTCGGCCACGCCCAAGCCGCAATGGCTGGAGTTCGTGGTCAGTAGCAAGGCGCGCACCGCGATCCGCCACCAGCTCAAGCAACTCGAGCACGAAGACGCGGTGCAACTGGGCCATCGCATGCTCGACCGCGCGCTGGAGGCGATGGACAGCGCGCTGGAAAGGCTGCCGAAGGGGCGCCTGGACGCGTTCCTCAGCGAACACCGCTATCCGCGCCTGGAGGCACTGCTGGCCGACATCGCGCTGGGCAACTGGATGCCGAACCAGGCCGCGCAGGCGCTGATGGCCTATGCGGAACTGCGCGGCGGCCATTCCAGGTACTCCCAGGAAAAGATCCTGATCAACGGCACCGAGCGCGGCGTGGTCAGCTTCGCCAATTGTTGCCAGCCGATTCCCGGCGACGAGATCATGGGCTACCACACCGCCGGCAAGGGCATCGTCGTGCACCGGTTGGACTGCCCGAACCTGGCCGAGCTGCGCAAGTCGCCCGAACGTTGGGTGCCGATCGGCTGGGACGCCAGCGTCATCGGCGACTACGACACCGCGCTGGTGGTGGACGTGGAAAACCGCACTGGTGTGCTGGCGCAACTGGCCGCGGCGATCGCACAGAGCCAATCCAACATCGAGCGGGTGGATTACCTGGACCGCGACTTCAACGCGGCGGTGCTGCGCTTCAGCATCCAGGTGCGCGACCGCAACCACCTGGCCGAGGTGATGCGCCGGCTGCGGCGCCTGACCGCGGTGCAGAGCGTGCGCCGGCAGTGA
- the rpoZ gene encoding DNA-directed RNA polymerase subunit omega has protein sequence MARITVEDCLEVVNNRFELVMMASKRARQLANGVQATLDNTESADKPTVLALREIAARKIDNALIDEVEKAERERAEREALEWAAAEVVADEDMSKNDD, from the coding sequence ATGGCCCGCATCACTGTAGAAGACTGCCTGGAAGTCGTTAACAACCGTTTCGAACTGGTCATGATGGCGTCCAAGCGCGCCCGCCAGCTGGCCAATGGTGTGCAGGCCACCCTCGACAACACCGAATCGGCCGACAAGCCGACGGTGCTGGCGCTGCGCGAGATCGCGGCGCGCAAGATCGACAACGCGCTGATCGACGAGGTCGAGAAGGCCGAGCGCGAGCGCGCCGAGCGCGAAGCGCTGGAGTGGGCAGCGGCCGAGGTCGTCGCCGACGAGGACATGTCCAAGAACGACGACTGA
- the gmk gene encoding guanylate kinase, with translation MRGTLYIVAAPSGAGKSSIVNATLARDPQIALSISFTSRAPRPGERHAEHYHFVAAEQFQRMIDAGDFFEYARVHGDWKGTARQSVEPQLAAGRDVLLEIDWQGARQVRAKVPDVVSVFILPPSRAALEQRMRKRGQDSEAVIAQRLAAAREEMSHYADFDYVIVNEDFGTAVDEMCAIFVASRLRRLPQQQRHAGLIAGLLRQQPTG, from the coding sequence ATGCGTGGCACTCTCTACATCGTCGCGGCGCCTTCCGGCGCCGGCAAAAGCAGCATCGTCAACGCCACCCTGGCGCGCGATCCGCAGATTGCGCTGTCGATCTCGTTCACCTCGCGCGCGCCGCGGCCGGGCGAACGCCACGCCGAGCACTACCACTTCGTGGCGGCCGAGCAATTCCAGCGCATGATCGATGCCGGCGACTTCTTCGAGTACGCCCGCGTCCACGGTGACTGGAAGGGCACGGCGCGGCAGTCGGTGGAGCCGCAGCTGGCGGCCGGCCGCGATGTGCTGCTGGAGATCGACTGGCAGGGCGCGCGCCAGGTGCGCGCCAAGGTTCCTGATGTGGTCAGCGTGTTCATCCTGCCGCCGTCGCGGGCGGCGCTGGAGCAGCGCATGCGCAAGCGCGGCCAGGACAGCGAGGCGGTGATCGCACAGCGGCTGGCCGCGGCGCGCGAGGAGATGTCGCATTACGCCGATTTCGACTACGTGATCGTCAACGAGGATTTCGGCACCGCGGTGGACGAGATGTGCGCGATCTTCGTCGCCAGCCGGTTGCGCCGCCTGCCGCAGCAACAGCGCCACGCCGGGCTGATCGCGGGATTGCTCCGGCAGCAGCCAACTGGCTGA
- a CDS encoding IS5 family transposase — protein MQLSFGDAEYNGKRKQTRRERLLAEMDQVVPWKDLLALIAPHYPKSGHPGRQPYPLETMLRIHFLQQWYALSDPGAEEALYDTASMRRFARIGGLDEVPDETTILNFRRLLETHDLARTLFNRVNAHLSRKGQSLRGGTIVDATIIAAPSSTKNKNGERDPEMHQTKKGNQYYFGMKAHIGVDDESGLVHHLECTAANAADITQAHKLLHGKEDTVCGDSGYTGLAKREEMASKRKLRYLIAEKPSKLKQIKSKRELKWAQRWEHAKASLRAKVEHPFRVIKRQFGYVKVRYRGLAKNTAQVLTLFALSNLWLKRKQLLPVVGRVCL, from the coding sequence ATGCAATTGTCTTTCGGCGACGCGGAGTACAACGGCAAGCGCAAGCAGACGCGGCGCGAAAGGTTGCTGGCCGAGATGGATCAGGTGGTGCCGTGGAAAGACCTGCTGGCGCTGATCGCGCCGCACTATCCGAAGTCGGGCCATCCGGGCCGTCAGCCGTACCCGCTGGAGACAATGCTGCGCATCCACTTTCTGCAGCAGTGGTACGCACTGAGCGACCCGGGCGCGGAAGAAGCCTTGTACGACACGGCGTCGATGCGCCGTTTCGCCAGGATCGGCGGGTTGGATGAGGTGCCGGACGAGACCACGATCCTCAACTTCCGCCGGTTGCTGGAGACGCACGATCTGGCGCGCACGCTGTTCAACCGGGTCAACGCGCACCTATCGCGCAAGGGCCAGAGCCTGCGCGGCGGCACCATCGTGGACGCCACGATCATTGCCGCGCCCAGCTCGACCAAGAACAAGAACGGCGAGCGCGACCCGGAAATGCACCAGACCAAGAAGGGCAATCAGTACTACTTCGGGATGAAAGCGCACATCGGCGTGGACGATGAGTCCGGGCTGGTGCACCACTTGGAATGCACGGCGGCCAACGCCGCAGATATCACCCAGGCGCACAAGCTGCTGCACGGCAAGGAAGACACGGTATGCGGCGACAGCGGCTACACCGGGCTGGCCAAGCGCGAGGAGATGGCGAGCAAGCGCAAGCTGCGCTATCTGATCGCGGAGAAGCCCTCGAAGCTGAAGCAGATCAAGAGCAAGCGCGAATTGAAGTGGGCACAGCGCTGGGAGCACGCCAAGGCCAGCCTGAGGGCGAAGGTGGAGCATCCGTTCCGGGTGATCAAGCGCCAGTTTGGCTACGTCAAGGTGCGCTATCGCGGCCTGGCGAAGAACACGGCGCAAGTGCTGACGCTGTTTGCGCTGTCGAACCTGTGGCTGAAGCGAAAGCAGTTGCTGCCTGTCGTGGGGAGGGTGTGCCTGTAA
- a CDS encoding helix-turn-helix domain-containing protein, with product MAHPGIGIAPSQQERVQLQSMSRSRLLPHSLVRRARIVLLAAEGTTNAQIAQQCGISAPMVAHWKKRFAEHGMAMKPWRLCSIRF from the coding sequence ATGGCCCATCCCGGCATCGGCATAGCGCCTTCCCAACAGGAGCGCGTCCAACTGCAATCGATGAGCCGTTCGCGCTTGCTGCCACATTCGCTGGTACGGCGCGCGCGCATCGTCTTGCTAGCTGCCGAGGGAACTACCAATGCGCAGATCGCCCAGCAGTGCGGCATCAGCGCGCCCATGGTCGCGCATTGGAAGAAACGCTTCGCCGAGCATGGGATGGCGATGAAGCCGTGGCGGCTTTGCTCAATCAGGTTCTGA
- a CDS encoding alpha/beta hydrolase, producing MSGPSPLPPRWPSRLLVALSSLLVSACSSVFFSGLNAGSARHGVSEQRGIVFDAAHGLQLDVYRPAAAHDAPVVVFFHGGTWKTGNRQRYRWAGEALARHGVVAIVPDYRKYPQATLDGFMRDAAAAVAWSRRHAAEHGGDPRRLVLMGHSAGAHMAALLATDGRWLQTQGLSPRQLCGLVGLAGPYDFLPLTDPDLIGMFGRDPTQQRHSQPVAFVDGDEPPALLLHGDADRVVEPRNSRSLQAALQRAGVPAELKTYPGVGHLRLVLALRKDAPALPVMADSIAFVRQCPARAAPP from the coding sequence ATGTCCGGCCCTTCGCCATTGCCACCTCGCTGGCCCAGCCGCCTGCTGGTCGCGCTGTCCTCGCTGCTGGTCTCCGCGTGCAGCAGCGTGTTCTTCAGCGGCCTCAACGCCGGTTCCGCGCGCCACGGAGTGAGCGAACAGCGCGGCATCGTGTTCGATGCCGCGCACGGCTTGCAGTTGGATGTCTACCGCCCGGCCGCAGCGCACGACGCGCCGGTGGTGGTGTTCTTCCACGGTGGCACCTGGAAGACCGGCAACCGCCAGCGGTACCGCTGGGCCGGCGAAGCGCTGGCGCGGCATGGCGTGGTCGCGATCGTGCCGGATTACCGCAAATACCCGCAGGCGACCCTGGACGGCTTCATGCGCGACGCCGCCGCCGCGGTGGCCTGGAGCCGGCGCCATGCCGCCGAACACGGCGGCGACCCGCGCCGGCTGGTGCTGATGGGCCACTCCGCCGGTGCGCACATGGCCGCGCTGCTGGCCACCGACGGCCGCTGGCTGCAGACGCAGGGCCTGTCGCCACGGCAGCTGTGCGGCCTGGTCGGCCTGGCCGGTCCTTACGACTTCCTGCCGCTGACCGATCCCGACCTGATCGGCATGTTCGGCCGCGACCCGACGCAGCAGCGGCACTCGCAGCCGGTGGCGTTCGTCGACGGAGACGAACCGCCGGCGCTGCTGCTGCACGGCGACGCCGACCGCGTGGTCGAGCCGCGCAACAGCCGGTCGCTGCAGGCCGCGTTGCAACGCGCCGGCGTGCCCGCCGAACTGAAGACCTATCCCGGGGTCGGCCACCTGCGCCTGGTCCTGGCGCTGCGCAAGGACGCCCCGGCGCTGCCGGTCATGGCCGACAGCATCGCCTTCGTGCGCCAGTGCCCGGCACGCGCGGCGCCGCCCTGA
- a CDS encoding glutathione S-transferase family protein, whose translation MITVHHLNQSRSQRVLWLLEELALPYQVTKYQRDRKTMLAPPELHAIHPLGKSPVLVDDGHVLAESGAILDYLVERYDTERALSPSPQPLDAPERLRYRYWMHYAEGSAMPPLLMSLVFGRIRSAKMPFFARPIARAIVDQAMKGFVGPQLKLHLDWMECELAASGWFAGDRFTAADVQMSFPVQAAAARAGLQAYPNLAGFVQRIEQRPAYQRALQQGGPFELLGSR comes from the coding sequence ATGATCACCGTCCATCACCTCAACCAGTCCCGTTCCCAGCGCGTGCTGTGGCTGTTGGAGGAACTGGCGCTGCCCTACCAGGTGACCAAGTACCAGCGCGACCGCAAGACCATGCTGGCGCCACCGGAGCTGCACGCGATCCATCCGCTGGGCAAGTCGCCGGTGCTGGTCGACGATGGCCATGTGCTGGCCGAATCCGGCGCGATCCTCGATTATCTGGTGGAGCGCTACGACACCGAGCGCGCGCTGTCGCCGTCGCCGCAGCCGCTGGATGCGCCTGAACGCCTGCGCTACCGCTACTGGATGCATTACGCCGAGGGCTCGGCGATGCCACCGCTGCTGATGAGCCTGGTGTTCGGGCGGATCCGCTCGGCGAAGATGCCGTTCTTCGCGCGGCCGATCGCTCGCGCCATCGTCGACCAGGCGATGAAGGGCTTCGTCGGCCCGCAACTGAAATTGCACCTGGATTGGATGGAGTGCGAACTGGCGGCCAGCGGCTGGTTCGCCGGCGACCGTTTCACCGCTGCCGATGTGCAGATGAGCTTCCCGGTCCAGGCTGCCGCGGCGCGCGCCGGCCTGCAGGCCTATCCGAACCTGGCCGGGTTCGTACAGCGCATTGAGCAGCGCCCGGCCTACCAGCGCGCGCTGCAGCAGGGCGGCCCGTTCGAACTGCTCGGCAGCCGCTAG
- a CDS encoding cold-shock protein, with product MSDRQCGTVKWFNDAKGFGFITPESGPDLFVHFRAIQGTGFKSLQEGQKVTFVAVQGQKGMQADQVQAV from the coding sequence ATGTCTGATCGTCAATGCGGTACCGTGAAGTGGTTCAACGATGCCAAGGGCTTCGGCTTCATCACCCCGGAAAGCGGCCCCGACCTGTTCGTTCACTTCCGCGCGATCCAGGGCACCGGCTTCAAGTCGCTGCAGGAAGGCCAGAAGGTGACCTTCGTCGCCGTCCAGGGCCAGAAGGGCATGCAGGCCGACCAGGTGCAGGCCGTCTGA
- a CDS encoding YaeQ family protein: MALTATLRKAELQISDMDRGYYAAHALTLAQHPSETDQRLMARLLTFALYAEERLLFGKGLSSDDEPDLWRMDYTGAIEQWIEVGQPDESRIRKACGRARAVIVANYGGRAADLWWEKNASALLKLRPLQVIDLPGDAVAAAAELIQRSMRFDVVIQDGEVQLLGDDGSVVFTPTVRKAAA, encoded by the coding sequence ATGGCCCTCACCGCCACCCTCCGCAAGGCCGAGCTGCAGATTTCCGACATGGACCGCGGCTACTACGCGGCGCATGCGCTGACCCTGGCCCAGCACCCGTCCGAGACCGACCAGCGGCTGATGGCGCGGCTGCTGACCTTCGCCCTGTACGCCGAGGAGCGCCTGCTGTTCGGCAAGGGCCTGAGCAGCGACGACGAGCCGGACCTGTGGCGGATGGACTACACCGGCGCAATCGAGCAGTGGATCGAGGTCGGCCAACCCGACGAATCGCGCATCCGCAAGGCCTGCGGCCGCGCCCGCGCGGTGATCGTGGCCAACTACGGCGGCCGCGCCGCGGACCTGTGGTGGGAAAAGAACGCTTCCGCGCTGCTCAAGCTCAGGCCGCTGCAGGTGATCGACCTGCCCGGCGACGCAGTCGCCGCGGCCGCCGAGCTGATCCAGCGCAGCATGCGCTTCGACGTGGTGATCCAGGACGGCGAAGTGCAGCTGCTCGGCGACGACGGCAGCGTCGTCTTCACCCCGACGGTGCGCAAAGCCGCGGCATGA
- a CDS encoding NAD(P)/FAD-dependent oxidoreductase, with translation MSARAEPFRVDVAVIGAGAAGLMCALTAGRRGRSVRVIEHANKVGKKILMSGGGRCNFTNTGTGPDNFLSANPHFCKSALARYRPADFVGMVERHAIAYHEKELGQLFCDISSKQIVRMLVDECEAAGVTIRAQCSVRGVERGSEGFRIDSDDGPVHAASLVVASGGLSIPSLGASGFGYELARQFGHAVLPTRAGLVPLTLSGKHQERLQDLSGLALPVEASCNGASFRNSMLITHRGISGPAILQISSYWQPGDDLRLDLLPGHDADAWLRARKRLRGGAELRTVLAEAMPRRFAQRLCEAWLPDKPVRQLDEPQLRAAAALLGAWPLVASGTEGYRTAEVTLGGVDTGQVSSSTMESRRMPGLYFVGEVLDVSGWLGGYNFQWAWASGHAAGGVV, from the coding sequence ATGAGCGCGCGCGCCGAGCCCTTCCGCGTCGACGTCGCGGTCATCGGCGCCGGCGCCGCCGGGCTGATGTGTGCGCTGACCGCCGGCCGCCGCGGGCGCAGCGTGCGGGTGATCGAGCACGCCAACAAGGTCGGCAAGAAGATCCTGATGTCCGGCGGCGGGCGCTGCAACTTCACCAACACCGGCACCGGTCCGGACAACTTCCTGTCCGCCAACCCGCACTTCTGCAAGTCGGCGCTGGCGCGCTACCGCCCGGCCGATTTCGTCGGGATGGTCGAGCGCCATGCCATCGCCTACCACGAAAAGGAACTGGGCCAGTTGTTCTGCGACATCTCCTCCAAGCAGATCGTGCGCATGCTGGTGGACGAGTGCGAGGCGGCCGGGGTGACGATCCGCGCCCAATGCAGCGTGCGCGGCGTGGAACGCGGCAGCGAGGGTTTCCGCATCGACAGCGACGACGGCCCGGTGCACGCCGCCTCGCTGGTCGTGGCCAGCGGCGGACTGTCCATCCCCAGCCTGGGCGCCAGCGGCTTCGGCTACGAACTGGCCCGCCAGTTCGGCCATGCAGTGCTGCCGACCCGCGCCGGGCTGGTACCACTGACCCTCAGCGGCAAGCACCAGGAGCGGCTGCAGGACCTGTCCGGACTGGCGCTGCCGGTCGAAGCCAGTTGCAACGGCGCCAGCTTCCGCAATTCCATGCTGATCACCCACCGCGGCATCAGCGGCCCGGCGATCCTGCAGATCTCCTCGTACTGGCAGCCGGGCGACGACCTGCGCCTGGACCTGCTGCCCGGGCACGACGCGGACGCCTGGCTGCGCGCGCGCAAGCGTCTGCGAGGCGGCGCCGAGCTGCGCACGGTGCTCGCCGAGGCGATGCCGCGCCGCTTCGCGCAGCGGCTGTGCGAGGCGTGGCTGCCGGACAAGCCGGTGCGCCAGCTGGACGAACCGCAACTGCGCGCCGCCGCCGCCCTGCTCGGCGCCTGGCCGCTGGTGGCCAGCGGTACCGAGGGCTACCGCACCGCCGAAGTCACACTGGGAGGCGTGGACACCGGCCAGGTGTCGTCGTCGACGATGGAGTCGCGGCGAATGCCCGGGCTGTACTTCGTCGGCGAGGTGCTCGACGTCAGCGGTTGGCTGGGTGGCTACAACTTCCAGTGGGCCTGGGCGTCGGGCCATGCCGCTGGCGGAGTGGTTTAA
- a CDS encoding EAL domain-containing response regulator, translating to MQIGKDTTLRLMIVDDSGENAETIVSSLRNSGIAVRPSRPQHAEELDAMLAAQPIDLVLSAPSQAIPLSQVLQRVGASGKDIPVILLADSIDENEWVEAVAGGARAIALRQRPEHLLSVLRNTWADLHARRGLRRIEAQMRETERRCDALIASSRDPIAYIHEGMHIRANEAYLEKFGFASFEDVEGVSLLDMVAPQHVEEFKQLLKSLGKGEPPPAQYQVDARTMEGESFPATMEFATASYEGEACVQVVFRRREELDPELAREVEDLRQRDQVTGLLNRPTFMLALENAVAQVGRGDGHYGFLLVEPDHYTRLLADIGLDSADALVATVAQHLVAAIDGDVQAARFGEHTFALLLQGDYARTSAQAKRLLDAYAAHVFSVGERSATVTASIGGVQIGEKIATVGQVLARASENVQAMVELGGNACKIFDPGAADRIEEERIQRWVQHLREALAGDGFLLHYQPVLNLQGEPHELYEAYLHLERNDEIIGPTTILGIAAEHGLMAEIDRWVVSRAIAVIGERQRAGHATSLMVKISPDAFADLKMVELIRRELAAQGVPGERLWLQTAEAKVFTHLRNAQQFLADTTILGCKVGLEQFGSGLDSFQLLAHFQPSFLKLDRGFTKDLTQTREHQEKVREITERAQLARIRTIAEFVADAGSMSLLFSAGVDYVQGEFVALPGPGMTFDFA from the coding sequence ATGCAGATAGGCAAAGACACCACCCTGCGCCTGATGATCGTCGACGACAGTGGTGAAAACGCCGAGACGATCGTCAGCAGCCTGCGCAACAGCGGTATCGCCGTGCGGCCGTCGCGGCCGCAGCACGCAGAGGAACTGGACGCCATGCTGGCCGCACAGCCGATCGATCTGGTGCTGAGCGCGCCGTCGCAGGCGATCCCGCTGTCGCAGGTGTTGCAGCGCGTGGGCGCCAGCGGCAAGGACATCCCGGTGATCCTGCTCGCCGACAGCATCGACGAGAACGAATGGGTCGAGGCGGTGGCCGGCGGCGCCCGCGCGATCGCCCTGCGGCAGCGCCCCGAACATCTGCTGTCGGTGCTGCGCAACACCTGGGCCGACCTGCACGCGCGCCGCGGGCTGCGCCGGATCGAGGCGCAGATGCGCGAGACCGAGCGCCGCTGCGACGCGCTGATCGCGTCCTCGCGCGACCCGATCGCCTACATCCACGAAGGCATGCACATCCGCGCCAACGAGGCCTACCTGGAGAAGTTCGGCTTCGCCTCGTTCGAGGATGTCGAGGGCGTTTCGCTGCTGGACATGGTCGCGCCGCAGCACGTGGAGGAGTTCAAGCAGCTGTTGAAGTCGCTGGGCAAGGGCGAGCCGCCACCGGCGCAGTACCAGGTCGACGCGCGCACCATGGAAGGCGAGAGCTTCCCGGCGACCATGGAGTTCGCCACCGCCAGCTACGAAGGCGAGGCCTGCGTGCAGGTGGTGTTCCGCCGCCGCGAGGAACTCGATCCGGAACTGGCGCGCGAGGTCGAGGACCTGCGCCAGCGCGACCAGGTCACCGGCCTGCTCAACCGCCCGACCTTCATGCTGGCGCTGGAGAACGCGGTGGCGCAGGTCGGCCGCGGCGACGGCCACTACGGTTTCCTGCTGGTCGAGCCGGACCACTACACGCGGCTGCTGGCCGACATCGGCCTGGACTCGGCCGATGCGCTGGTGGCGACGGTGGCCCAGCACCTGGTCGCGGCGATCGACGGCGACGTGCAGGCGGCGCGCTTCGGCGAGCACACCTTTGCGCTGTTGCTGCAGGGCGACTACGCGCGCACCTCGGCGCAGGCCAAGCGCCTGCTCGACGCCTACGCGGCGCACGTGTTCAGTGTCGGCGAGCGCTCGGCCACGGTCACCGCCAGCATCGGCGGGGTGCAGATCGGCGAGAAGATCGCCACCGTCGGCCAGGTCCTGGCGCGGGCCAGCGAGAACGTGCAGGCCATGGTCGAGCTGGGAGGCAACGCCTGCAAGATCTTCGACCCCGGCGCCGCCGACCGCATCGAGGAGGAGCGCATCCAGCGCTGGGTGCAGCACCTGCGCGAGGCGCTGGCCGGCGACGGCTTCCTGCTGCACTACCAGCCGGTGCTTAACCTGCAGGGGGAGCCGCACGAACTGTACGAGGCCTACCTGCACCTGGAGCGCAACGACGAGATCATCGGGCCGACCACCATTCTCGGCATCGCCGCCGAGCACGGGCTGATGGCCGAGATCGACCGCTGGGTGGTGTCGCGCGCGATCGCGGTGATCGGCGAGCGCCAGCGTGCCGGCCATGCCACCAGCCTGATGGTCAAGATCAGCCCGGACGCCTTCGCCGACCTGAAGATGGTCGAACTGATCCGGCGCGAACTGGCCGCGCAGGGCGTGCCCGGCGAACGCCTGTGGCTGCAGACGGCGGAGGCCAAGGTGTTCACCCACCTGCGCAACGCGCAGCAATTCCTCGCCGATACCACCATCCTGGGCTGCAAGGTCGGACTGGAGCAGTTCGGCTCGGGCCTGGACTCGTTCCAGTTGCTGGCGCACTTCCAGCCCTCGTTCCTGAAGCTGGATCGCGGCTTCACCAAGGATCTGACGCAGACCCGCGAGCATCAGGAGAAGGTCCGCGAGATCACCGAGCGTGCGCAATTGGCCCGGATCCGCACCATCGCCGAATTCGTCGCCGACGCCGGCTCGATGAGCCTGCTGTTCAGCGCTGGCGTCGACTACGTGCAGGGCGAATTCGTCGCCCTCCCGGGACCGGGGATGACCTTCGATTTCGCCTGA